One Symphalangus syndactylus isolate Jambi chromosome 9, NHGRI_mSymSyn1-v2.1_pri, whole genome shotgun sequence DNA segment encodes these proteins:
- the IFNW1 gene encoding interferon omega-1 — translation MALLFPLLAALVMTSYSPVGSLGCDLPQNHGLLSRNTLVLLHQMRRISPFLCLKDRRDFRFPQEMVEGSQLQKAQIMSVLHEMLQQIFSLFHTERSSVAWNMTLLDQLHTGLHQQLEHLETCLVQVMGEGESAGAIRSPALTLRRYFQGIRVYLKEKKYSDCAWEVVRMEIMKSLFLSTNMQERLRSKDRDLGSS, via the coding sequence ATGGCCCTCCTGTTCCCTCTACTGGCAGCCCTAGTGATGACCAGCTATAGCCCTGTTGGATCTCTGGGCTGTGATCTGCCTCAGAACCACGGCCTACTTAGCAGGAACACCTTGGTGCTTCTGCACCAAATGAGGAGAATCTCCCCTTTCTTGTGTCTCAAGGACAGAAGAGATTTCAGGTTCCCCCAGGAGATGGTAGAAGGGAGCCAGTTGCAGAAGGCCCAGATCATGTCTGTCCTCCATGAGATGCTGCAGCAGATCTTCAGCCTCTTCCACACAGAGCGCTCCTCTGTTGCCTGGAACATGACCCTCCTAGACCAACTCCACACTGGACTTCATCAGCAACTGGAACACCTGGAGACCTGCTTGGTGCAGGTAATGGGAGAAGGAGAATCTGCTGGGGCAATTAGGAGCCCTGCACTGACCTTGAGGAGGTACTTCCAGGGAATCCGTGTCTAcctgaaagagaagaaatacagCGACTGTGCCTGGGAAGTTGTCAGAATGGAAATCATGAAATCCTTGTTCTTATCAACAAACATGCAAGAAAGACTGAGAAGTAAAGATAGAGACCTGGGCTCATCTTGA